In Penaeus chinensis breed Huanghai No. 1 chromosome 11, ASM1920278v2, whole genome shotgun sequence, a genomic segment contains:
- the LOC125030735 gene encoding histone H2A-like has product MSGRGKGGKVKGKSKSRSSKAGLQFPVGRIHRLLRKGNYSERVGAGAPVYMAAVMEYLAAEILELAGNAARDNKKSRIVPRHLQLAVRNDEELNKLLSGVTIAQGGVLPNIQAVLLPKKAEK; this is encoded by the coding sequence ATGTCTGGGCGTGGAAAGGGCGGCAAGGTGAAGGGGAAGTCCAAGTCCCGCTCCAGCAAGGCCGGCCTTCAGTTTCCTGTAGGAAGGATTCACCGCCTTCTGCGTAAGGGAAACTACTCCGAACGTGTGGGCGCTGGTGCGCCCGTGTACATGGCTGCTGTCATGGAATACCTCGCTGCTGAAATCCTGGAATTGGCAGGAAATGCCGCCCGAGACAACAAGAAGAGCCGCATCGTGCCCCGTCACCTGCAGCTGGCCGTCCGTAACGACGAAGAGCTCAACAAGCTGCTGTCCGGCGTGACTATTGCCCAGGGCGGCGTCCTGCCCAACATCCAGGCTGTGCTCCTGCCCAAGAAGGCGGAAAAGTAG
- the LOC125030400 gene encoding histone H2A-like, producing the protein MYTGAGAPVYMAAVMEYLAAEILELAGNAARDNKKSRIVPRHLQLAVRNDEELNKLLSGVIIAQGGVLPNIQAVLLPKKAEK; encoded by the coding sequence ATGTACACGGGCGCTGGTGCACCCGTGTACATGGCTGCTGTCATGGAATACCTCGCTGCTGAAATCCTGGAATTGGCAGGAAATGCCGCCCGTGACAACAAGAAGAGCCGCATCGTGCCCCGTCACCTGCAGCTGGCCGTCCGTAACGACGAAGAGCTCAACAAGCTGCTGTCTGGCGTGATCATTGCCCAGGGCGGCGTTCTGCCCAATATCCAGGCTGTGCTCCTGCCCAAGAAGGCGGAGAAGTAG